CTAAAAATGGAATAAACGAGAATTTTCAAGTAATAATTGGAAATCTTGTGGATGATGTAAATGAAAAATATGATTTGGTTGTCTCGAATATTCTGGTGGATGTTTTGGAAAAACTGCTTGAAGATATAGAAAAGATTTTGGAAAAGGATGCAACAGTTATTTTTTCTGGAATTTTGAATGAAAAGGAAGAGGCATTTTTAAAGAAGGCTAAAAATTATAATTTGAAGCAGATTGACAGGAAAGAGAAAAATAATTGGGTGTCACTTGTTTTTAAATATGAAAATTAACTGTTTTTAAAGAATAACTAAGTGCTATTTAGATTAATAAAATAATTTTGATATTTAAGTTTGGTAAAAAAATTTTCATTATATAGAGAACAGAATAAATTTGTTTAGTTATATGGATTTAAGTTGCAATATTATAAATAAGGAATTTTGATTCCTTGATAAAATAAAAAAAATTGAATATATTTAGCAAATAAATAGTATGTGAAATAAGAAAGTAGGAAAATTATGATAATCGCTATTGATGGTCCAGCAGGAAGCGGTAAAAGCACTATTGCAAAGCTGGTTGCAAAGGATATGGGGCTTGTTTATCTTGATACTGGAGCTATGTACAGGCTTGTTACGTTAAAGGCTTTAAATGAGGGAATATTGGGGAATGATGGATTGAATGAATTGGAGAAAATAAAAAAACTGCTTGATAATCTTAATATTGATATTAGAGAGAATGGATTTTATCTTGATGATGTTGATGTAAGTGAAGAGATTAGAAAGCCTGTTGTTTCAGAGAATGTATCAGATGTTGCGGCAATTCGTGAGGTTCGGGAAAAAATGGTAGATTTGCAGAGAAAATTTTCAGAATCTAAAAATGTCATTTTGGATGGACGTGATATTGGAACGGTTGTTTTTCCAAATGCGGATTTGAAAATTTTTTTGGTTGCTGATGCTAAGGAAAGGGCTAAAAGACGTTATAGGGAACTTATTGAAAAAGGTGAAAATGTTGAGATTGAAGAAATTTATGAGAATATTTTGAAAAGAGACAAGATTGACTCGACACGGAAGGAAAGTCCATTAAAAAAGGCAAAGGATGCAGTTGAAGTTGATACTACTTCTAAAAGTATTGAAGAAGTGAAAAATGAGATTTTGAGAATGGTAAATTCAAATATTTAACGTTATTTACATTTAAACAATGGGATGGCTATAAATTCTACTGTTAGTAAATAGTATAAAATATAACTTCTATTTTTAAATGGGGTTTAGTATAATATTATTTTAGAAAATTTATTACGAAATTTTTATTAAGGAATTAAGATTTTTTATTAGAAGTTTAGAGATCTTTTACTTTTTTTGACAGAATTTTAAATTAGTTTAGACTTATAAATTTTTTTAAAAATACTAATAATTATTTTAGATTTTATTTTTTTTGAATTATAAAATATAGAGAATATAATAAAAAAGGGAAAAAATCAAAAAAATTTGAAAAAATACTAGACAAATACTGAAAATAGTGTATAATAATCTAGTAATTTAATAATTAAAAAATAAAGCGGAGGTTTGATTAATATGTCAAAAAAAGAATTTGTAGATGCTTATGCAAAAGCTACAGGAGAAACTAAAAAAAGAGCAGAAGAATTGGTAAACCAATTTTTAGATACTGTGGAAGAAGTATTATTAAATGGAGATTCAGTTCAATTTGTTGGATGGGGAACATTTGAAGTGAAAGAAAGAGCGGCAAGAACTGGAATTAATCCACAAACTAAAGAAGAAATTCAAATACCTGCAAAAAAAGTTGTTAAATTTAAAGTTGGTAAAAAATTAGCTGATAACGTAGCTGAAGGAAAATAATCTTTAAATTAGCACAAGAATACTTATGACTGCAGTCGTGAGAGTTTCGGGTAAACTGATAAAAGGCTATTTCTAAATGGAAAATCATTGGGAGATAGTCTTTTTGCTTAAAGATAAGTAGAAGAAAGTTAAAAGATAGGTGGAATATGATTTTATATAATTTATTAAGAAATTTACTGTATTTTGTAATAATGATTTTAGCAATATTTAATGGCAAATTACTAAAATTTTTTAAATCACGATTATTTCAGAAAATAGAGAATGATGATTTTTTAAATAGTGGTGAGGAGGCAATTTTTATTCACTTTTCATCAGTTGGAGAATTTAATTTGACAAAGGAACTTATTTCAGAAATATTAGAGGGAAAAAAGACTGGAAAAAAAGAGAAGGTTATTCTTTCTGTTATGACAAATACTGGATTTGAGGCAGTTAGTAAAGAATATTCTGAAAATAGGAATGTAAAAATATTTTATTTTCCACTTGATGATTTTCTTGCAATTCGTAAAATTTATAAAAAATATAAAATAAAAAAAACATTGATTATAGAAACCGAAATTTGGCCGAATTTATATTATTTTGCCGCTAAAAATGGAGAATTATTTATTGTCAATGGGAGACTTACTGAAAAAAAATTAAAGTCATATCTAAAATTTGGCTGGATCGTCAAAAAAACTGTAAATCGTGCAAAAAAAATAATGGTGCAGAGTGTTTCTGACAGGGAAAGATATGAAAAACTTGGAATTAAAAGGGATAAAATTAAGGTTTATAAAAATTTGAAATATTCAATTAAATATAATAAAATTTCAGAAGATCAAAAAAAAGAATACTATGATACAGTTGTAGATAGAAATAAAAAAGCAATTGTATGTGGAAGTACACGTCCAGATGAGGAAAAAATTTGGCTGGATGTTTTTGAAAAAATAAATATAAATAATGAATATCAGCTGATTATTGTGCCACGGCATTTGAAACGGGTTTATGAAATTGAAAAGATGATTTTGGAAAAATTTTCGAGAAATGATTATTCTTTGTTTACCAAAATTGAAAAGAATAAAAAAAATAGTGAAACTGGGAAATATAAAAAAATAGTTATAGTTGATAAAATGGGAATTTTGACTGATTTTTATCAGATGTCGGATTTTGCATTTGTTGGCGGAACACTTGTAGATATTGGCGGACATTCGATTTTAGAGCCGCTTTATTATGGGAAAAAGCCAATTATTGGGAAGTATTTTCAAAATATTGAAGAAATTGTGAAGGATGCTAAAGAACTTGGATTTATTGAAATTGTGGAAAATGAAGATGAGATTGTCGAGTATTTGAAAAAATTTGAAAATGTTGATACGAGGGAGTTTTTTGAGAAAAATAATGAAATAAATAAAATACTGGATGAAATTTTATATTAAAATTTTTGAAAATAATTAAAAAAAAGAAAAGGAAAACAAATAAAAAATGGAAAATAAAAATAAGGATAAGATTGAAATTATTGGGAAAAATGGGCAGAAAATTGAAATTACTGAAGCCGAGCAGGAAAGAAGGGCTAAAATAAAGAAAGTTAATGATGAATTTAAAGTAGCAAATGCGGAAAAAAGCAGAATTATAAATGAAAAAGAAATTTGGAAATATTTCTTTGAAAAGCCTAAAAAAAATTATAATAAATATATGTATGAAATGCTTGAATTTCCTGAGCATTTGATGTATAATAATGAAAGTGTTGATGAATATCGTGGAAAATGGAATGAATTTTTTGGAAATAAAAATGACATTTATTTGGAAATAGGTTGTGGAAGCGGAAATTTTACGGTTCAAAATGCAGAGAAATTTAAAGATAGAAATTATATCGCATTGGAATTACGATTTAAAAGACTTGTCTTGGGAGCAAAAAAATCTAAAAAAAGAAACTTAGATAATATTTTATTTGTAAGAAAAAGAGCGGAAACAATACTGGATTTTTTGGGAAAAGATGAAATTTCAGGAGTGTATATTAATTTTCCTGATCCTTGGGAAGGTGAGGAGAAAAAAAGAGTTATAAGCAATGCTCTGTTTTCTAAATTAGATATTATTTTAAGAACAAATGGGAAATTATTTTTTAAAACTGATCATGATCAATATTATGAAGATGTTTTGGAATTGGTAAAGAAACTTGATAATTATGAAATTATTTACCATACAAATGATTTGCATAATTCAGAAAAGGCAAGTGAAAATATTAAAACTGAATTTGAACAAATGTTTTTGAGTAAACATAATATGAATATTAAATATATAGAAATTGAAAAAATTAAATAGCATAAGATTAAAGTATTGAAAGGAGTGAGAAGATAAGAAAATTTGGAAAAATAAATCCAAATTTTTATAAAAGGTTATGGAAAATAAAAATACATACAGTGAACTGCTTTACAAGTCAAATCCATTTAATTATACTATACCGGCATTACTGGAGGCACATGGAAGATTATATGGACTGACTCCGAAAGATTCAAGAAAGGCTAAAGTGCTGGAATTAGGATCATCATTTGGAGGGAATATTATTACACAGGCACTTTATAATCCTGAAGCTGAATTTGTTGGAATTGATTTGACGGCTGAACAAGTTAAAAAAGGAAATGAAGTTATTAAAAAAATAGGTTTAAAAAATATAAAATTAATTGAAAAAAATATTTTGGATATAAATGAAGATTTTGGAAAATTTGATTATATTATTGTTCATGGTGTATTTTCTTGGGTTCCAAAAGAAGTGCAGGATAAAATTATTAAAATTTGCAATGAAAATTTGACTGAGGAAGGAATTGCCTATATTTCATATAATACTTATCCAGGATGGAAGGAACCTGATAAAATACGTGAAATGATGATTTATGCAAATAAATATTTCCCAGAAATTTCATTAGGGGATAAAAATCAGCGTGGAAAAGCTTTTATTTCAATTGTTGCAGAACAAATGAAAATATACGAGGATATTTCTAAGAAAAAAGGAGATTTTATTAAGCAGATAGAAGAAGTTGTAGGTATGCAAGATTATTATGTGGCTCACGAATATTGTGAAGATCTTAATAATCCGTTATATTTAAATGAATTTGTAGACTTAATAAAAAAGGGAAATTTAGAATATATATCAGATGTTGCCTTGAGATTATCCATTATCAGCACTTATAATAAGGATACTGTGGATAAGTTGCAGCAGTTGTCACAAGGAGATCATGTAATAAAGGAACAATGTCTTGATTATATACTTGACACTAAATTTAGAAGATCGCTAGTTTGTAAAAATAGTCAAGCTAAAAAACTTAATTTTAGCGAAAGCTTTCCTAATGAAGTATTGGATTCATTCCTGTTATCATTGAGATATACGAAGGAAGAACTGAAAACGTTGAATGAAGATAATGTTAAGGAAATTATGCTTCATCTGGCAGAAACACCGAATAAAAGTTTTGTTGTTAAGGATGCCATAACATATTGGGAAAAAAATATTGCTAAAGATAAAAATGAGGAAAAGAAAAATGAAGTGCTTTCTAATTTGAGAAAATTTATTTTGAACAGCATGATTAATGGTAAAATCAAATTTTACTGTTCTGAAAATGAGATAGTTCCTTATGAAGAAAATAAAGTTTATATTCCTGAAAAATTCAGAAATTACATAAGAACTTTGATTATTGGAGAAGGTGCTGGAGTAGTAGGAATAGCAAATTCGAGAAATGAAATTATTAATGACTTAAATGATGTTGATGTAATAGTTGCAGATATTTTATCAGAACCAAAGACAGAAAAAGAAATAATTGAAAAATTATCAAAAACTGCCATTTATAGAACAATGCCAGATGGAGAGAGAAAAGAAGTGGAAGCTTCTGAATATTTGCCTGAAAGCATAAGAAAATTTGAGTTTTTAGGTTATTTTTCAAAAAGATAAAATTGGTGCAAATTAGTGATAGGCGAAATATACTTATCACTTTTTTTGCATAGTTATTTATATAACTTTCTGTTTAAATAAGTAATCATAAATTTTAAAAACAAAAAATTTTAATTGAGAGGAGGAAAATAAATAGTGAAAGGATTGGAAAAATTTTTAGAGCTGGATACTATAATTAGATTTTTAAAAACTAATCTTTTTAAATTATTTATAATTTATTTAATCGTAAAAATTGGGAAAATATTTAAGAATAGAATTGAAAAAATATTGAAAATTATACTTGATAAATCAAATGTCGATAAAAGTGTGGCTTCATTTTTGCTTTCAATTTATTCGATTTTATATTATTTTATCCTAATTTATTCTTCAGTAGGAATCCTTGGGATTAATACAACTTCGATTACGACATTTTTAGGAGCGGCTGGGATCGTTTTAGGGATCGCCTTTAAGGAAACTTTGGGAAATTTTTGCGGAGGGCTTATAATTCTTACGTTTAAGCCGTTCAGTGTTGGAGATACGATAGAATACAATAATTATATTGGGACTGTAAAGAAAATAGAATTATTTTATACAAAAATGTTAAATCCGCAAAATGAGGTTGTAATAATTCCAAATGGAATAGTTACTAATACTGAAATAAGAAATATTAAGCAAAATGGAGAACGTAGACTTGATTTGGAAGTTGGAGTTTCATATAATAGCAATATTCAGGAGGTAAAAAGTGTTTTAGAGAGAATTGTTAAAGAGGAAACAATGAATGAAGTCGAGGAAACACAGATTAAAAATAATTTGCTTATAAAACTTCAAAATACAATTTTAGAAAAACGTGAAAAAAGTAAAATTAATTTATTTGCAACAATTTTTTCTAGAAAAAAAATGAAGGAAGCTGAAGATGAGGCAACCCAAAAATCTGAAGAGGAAATTTATGAAAATGATAAAAATACAGAAGATACATCAAGTATTTCAAAAGTTATCAATGATGATGAAAAAATGATTCTGGCTTCAAAGCCATCTATTATAGGAGTTGGTCAGCTGGCAGAGTCTGCGATAATATTTTATGTTTATGTTTACACACGTTCAGAAAATTATTTGAATTTAAAGATGAAGTTGAATGAAAAAATAAAAACTGAATTTGATAAGGCAGGAATTGAAATACCATATCCACAAATGGATGTGCATGTATCAAAATAAAAATAATAAATAGTTATATAAATAAAAGGAGGAAAAATGGAATTAAAAAGATTTTTGAACGACAATGCAGTTCAAAGTAACTGTTACATTATTTCTTATGGGAAAAACTGCTATGTTATGGATCCTGGACAAGAGAAAATGACAGAAGTTGTTGATTATATTGAGAAAAATGAGTTGAATTTACTGGGAGTTCTTTTGACGCATGGGCATTGGGATCATATTTTGGGAATACCATCTATGTTAGAATATAAAAAAGTACCTGTTTATGTGAGTGAAGGCGGGTATGAATTTTTATTTAATCCTGAATTGTCGCTTTTTGCTTGGAGAGAAGGGGATTTTGAACTAAATAAGGAAGATGTCCAAATTATAACTTTAAAGGAAAATGATAAAATTGGTGAAAATGGGAAAATTTCTGGAAATGCTGATGATGTGGAAGTTTACTTTGAAATAATTGAAACTCCAGGGCATAGCAGAGGGGATATTTGCTATTATGATAAAAAAAATAAAGTATTATTTTCTGGAGATACATTGTTTGCTGGGACTTATGGAAGAGTGGATTTACCAACGAGTGATCCGATCCAAATGGGAAAATCGTTGAAAAAATTGTTTGCTTTGAATCCAGATATTAAAGTTTATCCAGGACATGGATTTGATACTACTATTGAAGTAGAAAAAAGATATTATTAAAATTAGAGAATAAGGGAAAAAATGAAAATAATAATTCAAAGAGTGAATTTTGCAAAAATATTTGTAAATAATGAATTTAAAGGAGAAATTCAAAAGGGAATAGTTGCTTATGTTGGAGTTGCCAATGGAGATTGTGAGAAGGATATTGACTTTTGTATTGACAAATTAATTAATCTTAGAATTTTTGATGATGAAAATGGGAAATTAAATTTGTCGGTAAAAGATATAAAAGGAGAATTATTAATTGTAAGCAATTTTACAATTTATGGAAATACCAAAAAAGGAAGAAGACCAAGCTACACAGATTCTGCAAAAGCTAACGAAGCTCAAGAGATCTATAACCTTTTTTTACAAAAATTGAAGGATACGAATATTAGATTTGAAACAGGGGAATTTGGGCAATATATGAGAACTATCTCTGAAAATGATGGACCTGTAAATTTAATATTATCTTCAGATTTGTAATGAGAACAATCTAATTTTAGAATTAAATTATTTATTTTTAAAGGGGAAATTGTAAAAATAAGAAATCATAAAAATAGGGATGTTTAAATTAAATTAAATTAAAAGAAATGAGATTCAGAAGTATTTTATTTTCAATAAAGGAGTAGGCAAAGAAATAAAAATTCTTTGTTAAATGATAAAAAAATTAAATTAAAAATTAATATTTTAAAATGAAGGGAGAAAAAAGTAAAATGGCAAAAAAATCAACTTTGACAATGGCTTGCATGCTGCTGACAGTGGGATGTACAGGATTGCAGACAAATAGCGAAAATAGCTCTAAAGCAGGGAAAAATAACAATGATCTTTTATCTAATAGTGACGGGAATGATAAAGATGATGATATTGTTGTTGAAATAGCAAGAGAAAGAGATAATAGGCAGGAGGATATAAAGGATTCGCATGCCAATAGAATAGAGAAAAATCATAGTCATCATAGCAGCAGTAATGATGAATCTGAAGTTTCAAGAGCATCTGAAAAGAATCAGTTAAATGAAGATATAGATAATATTAAGATTACAAAATTATTTGATGAAAATAGTCTGGTCGATCGTTCAATGCCAAATTCCCAGTTAGTGCTGCAAAAATTATCTGAACTAAAGAGAAAGCAGCAGGAAATATTAAAGCATGGCACAGTTAGCCAGAAAAAGACTGTAAAATTGCAAAATGACCTATTAAAGTCATATAGTCATTGGAAAGGTACAAAATATGAACTTGGAGGAGATTCACCAAGCGGAATGGACTGTTCAGCACTGACACGTAGAGTTTATCGGGAAGTATATGGATACGAGCTACCAAGACAGACAGTACAGCAAATTAAAGTAGGGGCTCATATTCCTAGGGAAAATTTAAAACCAGGAGATATTGTATTTTTTAAGCCGGAAGATACAAACAACCATACGGCAGTTTATTTGGGGGATTCTCTTTTTATTAATGCATCTTCATCTAAAGGAGTTGTGATTTCAACATTGGAGAATACTTACTGGAATAAATATTTTAAATATGGCGTAAGAGTTAGAATGGCTTAGAAAATCCCGATTGAAACTTGTAATTTTAAAAGTTTTAGAGTATAATATACCCATAACATTTGAAATTGAATATTAGAGGGTAAAACCTTAATTGAAAAAAATTTTAGGAGGACAAATAATGAAAAATTACAAAGTGGCGATTATAGGAGCTACAGGACTTGTTGGAAGAACATTTTTAAAAGTATTAAAGGAAAGAAATTTTCCAGTGGAAAAATTGTATCTTTATGCTTCAGCTAATTCAGCAGGTAAAAAGATTGAATTTAATGGTACAGAATATACTGTTATGGAATTAAAGGATGAAACTATAGCTAATGATATTGATGTAGCTTTATTTTCAGCTGGAGGAGGGGTATCACTTGAATATGCTCCAAAATTTAAAGCTAAAGGTGCAGTTGTTATAGATAACAGCAGTGCTTGGAGAATGGATAAAAATATTCCATTGGTAGTTCCTGAAGCTAATCCAGAAGCATTGAAAAATCATCCTGGAATTATTGCAAATCCAAATTGCTCTACAATTCAAGTAATGCCTGTATTAAAGGTATTGCAAGAAAAATACGGATTGAAAAGAGTAATTTATTCTACTTATCAGGCTGTTGCAGGTTCTGGGCAAAAGGGACTTAACGACTTAGAAGCTAATTTAAAAGGAGAACCATCAAAAGGGTATCCACATCAAATTGCATTTAATGCATTGCCTCATATTGATGTATTTTTAGATAATGGATATACAAAAGAAGAAGAAAAAATGATTAATGAAACTAGAAAAATATTAAACTTGCCAGATTTAAAAGTAACTGCAACTTGTGTAAGAGTTCCAATTAGATTTGGACATGCAGTATCTGTAAATGTGGAATTGGAAAAACCTTTTGAATTGGAAGATGTAATTCGTGCATTTGAAGAAAAAGAAGGAGTTATTGTGCAAAACGATGGTAAGAATAATGTTTATCCAATGCCTATAAATGCACAAGATACTGATGAAGTTTATGTTGGAAGAATTAGAAAAGACTTTTCAGCTGATAATGCTCTAAATTTATGGGTTGTGGCAGACAACATCAGAAAAGGTGCAGCTACAAATACAATTCAAATTGCTGAAACTTTAATAAAAGAAGGAGCACTATAATAGAAAATGAAAGTTAGTACGATAAAAAATAAAATATTAGTATTACTAGTTTTTATGGCAACTTTCATAGCAGGATATAGTGATGATATAAAGGTTGGAATGGAGTGTGGATATGCTCCTTTCAACTGGTTTCAAAACGATAGTAAAAATGGTGCAGTGAAAGTAGATGGAGGTTATTGTGGCGGATATGATGTTGAAATAGCCAAAGTTATTGCTAAAAAGTTAAATAAAAAATTAGTAGTTGTAAAAACAAAATGGGATGCATTGCTTGGGCCTGCTTTGACTTCTGGAAAAGTTGATTTGGTTATAGCAGGAATGTCGGCAACGCCTGAAAGACGGCAAAGTTTAAAATTTTCAAAACCATATTATGAATCAGATTTAGTAGTTGTTGTGAAAAAAAATGGAAAATATGCTAACGCTAAAACAATTAATGATTTTGCGGGAGCAAAGATTACAGGGCAGTTAAATACACTTCATTATGATGTTATTGATCAAATAAAGGGTGTGAAAAAGCAAACTGCGATGGAAAGTTTTCCTGCGATGATAGTAGCCCTAAATTCTGGGAAAATAGATGGTTATATATCTGAACGGCCAGGAGCGATGGCAGCTCAATTTTCAAATCCCAATTTAAAGTTCATTTCATTCGATAAAAAAGATGGATTTAAATACGATACTGAAGAAGTAAATGTTGCAGTTGGAATGAAACTGGGAAATACAGAACTGGAAGAGAAAGTTAATAAAATTCTAGATGAAGACTTGACTCCTAAAGTGCGACAGCAAATTATGGAAAAAGCCATACAAAATCAGCCAAATGAAACATCTCGTTCATTTTTTGGATGGGTTGCATTTTTTATTCAAAATAACTGGAAGACATTTTTAAAAGGTACAGTTGTAACACTATTTATTTCAGTTACTGGTACAATTGTAGGATTTTTCATTGGATTAGTAGTTGCATTATTTAGATATTCAGAAGCAGAAATTGATGGGCAGGCTAAAAAATATAAAAAAGGTGGATTAAAAGCCCTAAACTGGCTTTTTTCAGTTTACATTGCAGTATTTAGAGGAACTCCGATGATAGTTCAGTCAATGGTAATTTATTATGGACTTTCTCAAGTATTTAATTTAAATTTATCTCCATTGATAGCGGCTTTATTTATTGTATCAATAAATACGGGAGCATATATGAGTGAAATTATCCGTGGTGGAATTGACTCGATTGATACAGGACAGTTTGAAGCGGCAAAGGCGATTGGAATGACAAATTTTCAATTAATGAAAAGTATTATTTTTCCGCAAATGTTTAGAAATATTTTGCCAATGATAGGAAATGAACTTATTGTCAATATAAAAGATACATCTGTGTTAAATGTAATAAGTGTTACAGAGTTATTCTTCATTTCAA
The DNA window shown above is from Leptotrichia wadei and carries:
- a CDS encoding ABC transporter permease subunit (The N-terminal region of this protein, as described by TIGR01726, is a three transmembrane segment that identifies a subfamily of ABC transporter permease subunits, which specificities that include histidine, arginine, glutamine, glutamate, L-cystine (sic), the opines (in Agrobacterium) octopine and nopaline, etc.), with product MKVSTIKNKILVLLVFMATFIAGYSDDIKVGMECGYAPFNWFQNDSKNGAVKVDGGYCGGYDVEIAKVIAKKLNKKLVVVKTKWDALLGPALTSGKVDLVIAGMSATPERRQSLKFSKPYYESDLVVVVKKNGKYANAKTINDFAGAKITGQLNTLHYDVIDQIKGVKKQTAMESFPAMIVALNSGKIDGYISERPGAMAAQFSNPNLKFISFDKKDGFKYDTEEVNVAVGMKLGNTELEEKVNKILDEDLTPKVRQQIMEKAIQNQPNETSRSFFGWVAFFIQNNWKTFLKGTVVTLFISVTGTIVGFFIGLVVALFRYSEAEIDGQAKKYKKGGLKALNWLFSVYIAVFRGTPMIVQSMVIYYGLSQVFNLNLSPLIAALFIVSINTGAYMSEIIRGGIDSIDTGQFEAAKAIGMTNFQLMKSIIFPQMFRNILPMIGNELIVNIKDTSVLNVISVTELFFISNSVAGTYSRYYEVFIITSVIYFFLTFTLSLILKQIEKRIDGPQNFEFLDDVNGEEK